The nucleotide window TTAAAACTGCTCTTGTTTCACATGATTCCTGTATTCCTTAAAGGAATAGAATAGAAGCTCTGCATATCATTTGACACAAATTAATTTCCCTCCTCCCATCTGCTTTTTCAGTGCCtgcaattttatttcatgtacTTCTGTCTAGCATGGTGGGTGTGCATGTTGTGTACAAAGCAGGCCAAACAGAATTTTTCCACAAGCCTGTTGTAAGAGGGCAGTATGTGTTGCTGTCAAAGTTAATGTCTCCTCACTGACACTTGTCTGTTAGGATTGttcatttcccaggaatgcAATTAAAGACATACAATTTTACTGTATGTCAACCAGATCTActaatattgtattttttatatcATCTGAAGGGTTTGTGTTTGCTCTTTTTTAAATACAtcaagaagattttttttttaattcttagttACATTGAAATTCTAGTGATGACAATgatgtaataataataataataataataatagataTAATAATGTCAATTGAGGAGGGGTTATGTGCCAACTTTGCTGTATTGCTGAAATAAGAATAATCATTATCCccaaaataagtatttttatgtgtgtgctttagggaaattaaatgaaatattaaaattacaCTTTACTGAATGCAGGTTAGAGCATTGTTTCCTCAGACCCCTCACATTTCAAGCTATTGGGACTCTTTGCAGCATCAGCTGGATCAGAATTTAGTTGCCAGTGTTTCAAAAAGGACATCATGGTAGAAGACCAGGGCTGAAAATGTTGCTTGTAAGTGGAAATCGGTAATGGATTTGGATTATTTTGATGTAGAGTTTTCAAATATTCTTGTGACTGAAGGAAGTGCAGTTGTTTTTTACCATTTCCTTTCTGTACAGGATAAGGTGTGAAATCTGAGCGTAGATAAAGCAGAAAATCTTGTTACCAAATTTATGTGAAGAATATATAAAATCCATACTGCCCTGTATAATGTCCAccctttttatttcctgtttacACTATCAGCATAAAATAGGCAATATAGTAAAATCTTTGTATCTAGTCATATCCTCAAAAATGCCTGAAACAGAATATACTAAGTTAAACATACTTATATTAGGTGGGTTTTTCTTAGTGCCAATAGAAAAAGCAAGATGTACAGCTTCTTTTCTAGCCTATTCTGCAATTGTTTTCAGCTCCATTAGGACAAAGTTAATGCCACACTTACTTTCTACTAAATCTTATTTTGAAGGTTAATTGGAACTTATTATAATGCATTAAAATGATTCCCCTGTGTGGAGGGAAATTTCTCACTAAATGatgtaataaagataaattttctttcattttgtctCACCTGGTCTCTCCCAAATTACATGACATAAAATACATCCAGAAAGTGAGAAGTCTGTTATATTTTGGAGATGTTAAATTTTGAGTATGTCACTTAGTACCTTTTAttagaagtaatttttattttaaaagtagaagttattttcttgcatttctggacttattttaattacttaCGTTCAAGCATACAGTAGCAAgcagagcaaggaaaaaaatttccatgGTGCTCTCATCATGTGTTCTgaaacttaatataaaattGTATTGGCTTTTAATAGTGTCTAATATAAAGATAAATGCTAGACATATCTGTAGGCCATTTGATTAAATATTTATGCCTATATTAAGCAATACTTGgaagctttttatttatttataattttgtaTCTTTTTAAGTCATATTCTAGAACCAATGTCCTACAGTCTGTTCAACTCTCAGAAGAGCTCCTAAAGGGCACAAGCACTAAAGCAGAGAAGCAGAACTCTATCTTATTTGATAAAGCTACAAAAAACCACCCCTACTACCAAAGAGGAGAATGTCTAACCTTTCCCTGAAATAGAAGTAAGGTCATGAGTTCTGTTGTGAAATATACATTGACTGGAGTAGATCGCTTACTGGTTTCAGAGTCATAAAGGAAAAGCCACTGTCAGTGAGAAAACTGTGCAAGAGAAAATGCCTAAATAGCCCAAGTAAGCAGGTTGTGAAAGaattaaaaactattttaaaggaattaattATGTTAAACTAGcatatttccaaaattaaatgttaCCATTTTAGATATGAATTTCAAGCCATCTCTTTTTACTTATCTATTTAATCTAATTAAGCCAGTTTAAATCAAGACAGCTAATAGAAGCTCAGATACTTTGTCCTTTATTAGTTTTATTCTTAAACAGCTACAAAGCAACCCACAACCATATGTCACATTGAGTAGTCACTTGGCATATTACTATATAAATAGCTCATGAATTCAATATgagggaaaatttcttcttaaGAAATATTGGAAGAGGTTTCATTTTTACCTACAAAcctaaataataaaacatttttttctccaccaCAGTTGCATGATCCATATAAATACTATAGTAGCCTGTAGCTAGAAAGTAAGTAATTGAGAATAGTAGGGTTTCAATAAGGGATTTACTGTCTATTCATACAATTTTCCCCTACTACCTGACACATAATGTGAGTTATTGTAATAACAAAAAAGTATCACAATTTATATTATTAATAGGAAATTGAGTTGATGATATTGAATATGTACAGGCAAAGGAGAGCATGTAAGAGCCTGTCGAACCCTGAATTAAGTGAGCCCTGTTATATTAAAATCTCCCTGTTTACTtaatgggatggggaggaggaataagggttttttttaagagactgcttattttttctcttttagtaTGAGATGACACATTAATATTACATGACTTTCCATACTAAATAATTAGAGACCCATGAATTCCACTTCAAATATGAAAAACtataattttctgtgttttgcatttttgtgACATTATTGTAGAGGATTGAGAGAGATCAAGCAAAGGCTCTAAATATTGTAACAATAACTTCTGATAAGAATGTTTCTCTTTTATAATAGTCTCAGCAGTCAATAACACATAGTTTTTTGCTGTATATGTTGTGGGGTTTCTTTTTCATGCATAGTTATTGGAGGAATAACCTCATTACCTATGCTGTTGAAAACCAAGCTTTTGTGAAAAGAATGGAGGCATTTTTCATAGCAGTTTACACAGCTGACCATAAGCCAAGCATGGATCAGTACATCACATTCTGTAACTCCTGTGCAAATTCTCTCATTGATTGGAGTTGACAGGGAAATGCCCATTGTTAAAACCCATCCACTGTTAGCAGAAATGTGGCATGAAACAGGTTGAACATGTGATAGCTGCTGGCACTTTGAATGTTGTCTATTCAAATGTCAGATCAGTAAAGTagtttggggtggggtttttttacattgtGCTTAGCACAAGCTGGAAAAATCTAGTGTGATATTCATTTCCTGCTGAGTCAGAATGCAGCAAAGCTCCTCCATGGAACATGAATGCAGTGGCCCACAGGAGATGGTTACTTTCTGGACTGTGCTGGAGAAGAGACTGCACTGTGTTtggaaaagtagaaattatCAAAGAGCTTCTGTGACATTTGTGAAGGAAAGTATTTCAATATGTTTTTACAACTCTTCTTTCAGAGCACAGTTTATCTCTTTGGATGCTCTGCCTTtagattggggtttttttagtgaATTGCTAACATTCGTGAATATGTGGTTGCTAGAAGAGATAGCACTTCAGAGTGTTTAGCACATAATATTGAAAGAGGATTAAAACCAACAACAGATCTGTAATGATAACTGGATTAtgttacagaaataattttagtaAATGAGGTTTACCCAATATATTTCTCTAAACAGAAATCTCAGCATATGGCTGTTTCTATCCAAACTAGAGAAGTTGGACTACTTCCCCTCTTTCAGAGAAAATAGACTGAGAAGTCTCCCAGCTGTATTCCTGCTCTACTAATTTTGTTTCCCTCCTTTCTACCAGTTTTTGCCCAtgtggagaagaaaaggcattTCTTGTGTTGCCCACAAGTGAACCTTTCCAAGAAGTTCTTTTTTGTGGAAGGTAAgtttctctttatttatttatctatctatatcttttccttctcttctttcctAAATATGCTCAGCTTGTATTTAAaggaaacttttaaaatctttgaaAATATCACATGTTGAGTAGACATGGATGATGTCTTATGGAAGTTGCTGAGTTCATGTATTAATTTTAGGTTATATGTGAAATATCGGCAAATtcctttcacagaaaaaaaaaaaaagtgtgagaGATGAATGATAAAACATTGGTTTGATCAACTGGGCAAAGATGATCTTCCATTAGGCAAGAGAGGCACAAGTTTCCCATCTACTTTGCCCTGTCAGCATGACTGAGCTCCAATATTGAGAGTTTCATCTACAAGTAATTGCTTCTGGCCTCTCATAAAAACACTTTGTCTACACAGTATTTGATAAATGAGTACAAAGAAGGGCCATAACTTGTTGCACAGTCCATTCACCTTTCTTTCCATGTCTGGGCAGAAAGTCTGGCCATTTGTGGGGTCATACGTAAGAACTTGCTATTATTGATTCAGTCTGGTCCTGTGAGTCACCTCCTCTCGCCAGCAAGGGAGATTATTCCCTCTGATTCTGGATCTGCTCTCCAGCAGTCACATGGAGCACTGTATGGCCTGCTTGTGTCTTCTACCATCCAGAAGATGCCTTGCTGTCTTcagcttttctccctttttagTAAAAGTTTCAAGTAGAGGAGTTCATAAGGTACAGgatgggtggcactgggacaaaAAGTGAGGAAGTCAGAACTCGAGCAGCAAAAGGAATGATGGATTCACTCCTGTGGTGCTTAGTCAGGACTTGTACAAAACACAAGTGCTTATCATAGGATAACAGATGTGCTTGTTCTTGAATAAATTGCAGTGGGTACTGTCATCATTGGACGTGTCTAGTAGTTTATATTTTGTTCAGAAAGCTGGTGTGTGCTATATAATACTCACAGGAATTAAATGGTCTGCAATTGTATTGTATTGATCCCATCAGATAGATTCTCTGGAAGACAGACTAACAGAAGGACTCTAGGTTttgtaaaaattaattcatatgTTAAATGAAAGAATTATTATCTAGGAGAGCTGTTTATCTACGTAAACAATTGTCAGCCTGATTCTTTGTTCAGTGAGATATAAAGCTTTTCAAACAGCTCACATAGAATGAGTTCATAGTAGCAAAACactgaatcatagaataatttgtTTTAGAAAGAATCTCCAGGAAATCCAGTTCCCTTTGCTCAAAGCAGAGCTCAATTCCAAGGCATAGTGGCCTGACCAGAGCTGTAGCCAATCAAGGATATCTGTAAGGTTGCAGGTTTCATTTTCATCTGTCTTGACATGTATTCAGTGTTTGAATACCTGTAATCTGTAATTGAAATTTCCCTAGTTATAACTTGTGTCTCTTGGTATCGAACAAGCAGGTGAGACAACTCTAGGTTCAGGTTAAAAGCTGGAAATAAGAAGCAGTTTAAAATCATGACAAATAccagaattattaaaaatacacacagtGATTTAAAATTAGACATGGAGCTTCACTTTGATCTCCTGTCACTACAGATTTCATACTTGTTGTGGAAGAGGTTAGATTCATCATGACTGCCCCTGGGTTTCAAGGTCAGAAAGAACATGCAGGTTGCAGctcaatattttaaatagtcCAAATATTAATGGAGCACATCATAGGGACATACCTTCTTGTGGTATCATAAAAAAAGTGTCTCAAAGAGGAGGATAAAACATGAATATATTGACatgatctctttttttccccctgcttaATATTGCTTTTAACACTCAACAAGTAGAAGTATGTGAATTTTGGTGAGGGAGCAGGATTCAGAGGGACAGTGGTTaacctcttcctttctttaattCCTTATCCTGCCTGCTTCCAGAGAAGCATGCAAAAGACCAGCTACAAAATCTTTGATATAGAGCAGAATTTGCTTGAAGGAGTAGCTGGCCATATTTCTCAAGAAATAGGAATTATTTGAAGCCAAATATCTTTAAAACCCTCAGtttccatatatttttaataagtcTCTGATCAGAGAATATTTTAGTTGATATGATGTATATAATACCAGGGCAGCATTAATTAACCCCAAAAAGGTGGCAGttcccaggagagaaaaaaaaaagagcaggaaagTGGATATTGAGAAGGAAAAATTTCCATAAGAAATCAGGAAAGCTAAAACCACCATAGAGCTGAGAAGGTAAAAAATACACGAAAAGCTAATAGGAACTAGTGATTACATTTTAATattcaaaggaaaatgtgtATAAATAACAAAGAGTAATAAGAAGTATTCATACTAAAACAGGTAAGGAGAAATCCAACATCTAAACTTagtcaaagaaaaaacaatcaaTAACGTTTTTTTACAGACAGACTTTTTTAGAGACTCTGTGAAGTGAGAAAGACGACGAAAGTTGCTTTTTCTTGTACAGtacattatattaaaaaaaagagtttgaaaaaaaattgtagaatAGCTCATGACACAAACTACAACAGGAAGATCACTGTGCTCTGGAAGTTGAGCTAATGATCCCAGTTTAGCAACTAGCAAGATTGCAACAATGCTAGTCACAGACACTTGTTATTCCTTATGTTAATGTCAAAATTTGGTACTTAAAGGTGGTAAAATCAGTAAAACACATTCAGTTTGAAAACGGGTTCAGGGAGAGATGATCCATGTCTGAATAGAATTGGTTGGAAAGTGGGTTGGGTTTTGTAAAAGGCCTGGAAATATTAATTAGAAGGATAAACACTAAAATACCAAGGTTATTCATGTTGGAAGTTTTCAAAGAAAGGTCATAATTTTCCATGAAAAGCAGACACATATTTTAGAAGATTTTTGGTTAATCAGGAATCTAGTTTTATGTTGTAGGACAACATTTGCCAGCAGACCACTAACAGTACCTTCCTAGTAATCCTAATTCCCCTCAGGTACAGAAGGTAAATGATACCCAAGATGTGAAAGCCTAAAACcattgcttttttgtttggcttCTTAATTTTACAGCAGTTCTTTGCTTTCCTGAAGGCtggcatttctccttttttggtCCATTTTCTGGTTTGTTCATCCTTTGGAAAGTTAGCATCTTGTGACATTTATGTCGACCTAAAAGTCATCTAGAAGATGATATttggaatgaaataaaaagagtaGTAGAAGGTAATAAGGAAGCACACAGTGTAACAAAGGATAAATGATAAATGGTAAGTTCTGTAAAAGATGTACTTTTTGTGTCTTAGAAGATGTCTATCTTGTACACTTTGAAAATTGTGGATGGTCTAATGTTTACTTTGTCTGATGCAACATGCCACAAATATATCCACAATACAAATAGTAAAAACAACAATAAAGCAGAGATGAAAACCTTTAGAGCACTAAAGACATAAATCGAAGGAGGCAGGAAATGAGTTATTGGAGCAATTGAATGGGAAGGGGGCTATGTCTGTAACAATTTTTAGAGACATATGTATGCTTTTTACATAGTATGTTGTTATGGTTTTTTGTTACTGCATTGTCTAATGTTTACATCTTTGTTTTAAAACCCTGGAGGTGAGTTTTACAAATTCTGTTGCTTATAGAAGCTATACATCCACCTTTCTCATATCTCCCATCTTCTGTTGGATatacagaaatggaaaatacttAAAGCACAGTAAGAACAAGAGGCTCATGAAAGAGACTTCACTGATGGCTGGCTGGTAAAATGTATTGACGGAAAGATCATGTTGCTTAAAAGAGTTGCTTCTTGTCTTGTCCtcaaataaaagaacaaaaatctgAATGCTAGGAGAGAGCAATAACTTCCcaatggaaaaggaaagaaatcacATATTTACTAAAACAAATAGTCAGGAAATAAGTTTATTGAAATAGGCCACATTTTCATATTTAGTGTGCCTTATACTTACTGAAAATGCAAGAGGCAGCTGGACATAAGTGCTGACTTTGCCCATCGTTTGACTGTGGCCAATTCCTTGCTAGTCTAGCAATGAAGGGATGAGTTTGAAAACCTGCAAAATGCGGTTCTGCCCTCATTTCTCTGAGCAAGCATGTGCCTGAATCTGgaagaagtttttattttctggtagATAAGAGCTGGTTTTGTAAATGCTGGTGATTGTCTATCCCCAGAGCACATACTCCTGGCTAATGCTTTGTTTATAATACATGCACTGTTTCCTGAAGTGTTACAAAATATGATAAGACATTTGTTTAAGTGAGGCAGATGCATCTGGTGGCAAAACTGCTGCACAGAGTGGCAGTGCAGCAGGGCAAATGTGCCACAGACCTCTCCTTAGCTGAGGTGTGAAACAGCTGTCACAGCCATGACACTCTTGAAAACCAGAGCATCTGGTGAATGCCCTTGGAAGACACATTAGCTTTCATCCCAGAAGCCACATATTGAAGGAGACACTTGTTTCAAGCTAAACACTTATTTTTGTAATTGTATGCCCAGCAGCTGGGTGGAGAAAAACAACGGGCTGCtccacaaacaaaaattaacaaaGCCTAATCCAGATTTGACCTAGCTCCCCACATAACCCTGGACCTCTTTCATATCCATTCCACTCCcccaaaattttatttcctcagaGCATCACCAGCTTCCCCCTGTGTTGCCTTCCTCTCTGGCTGAGCTATAGGCAGCATGCTGCCCATTCAAAGCAGAGGTTGGGGTGTGTTGACCACCCATTGCCCTCCAGGATAAATGGTACTTATTGGAAATACCTCTCCTCTGCCCAATTGCTCATTTCTTTTTAGCAACATAATTATCTTCAGTACCCCTCTACTGATTTGTTTGAAATTGGACAGCAGGTTCTCAAGTTACCAGGAAAGACCAAAAGCTCCAGGTGTCAAGTCTCATTTCCTTGGGAAACCAAAGTTTAAATAAATGGTCACAGATCAGTGATTAGATTGCAGCTTCTGCTGAGAACTTCATGAGCTGAACCATTCAGAGTTTCAACTCTAAAATAAATCCATGCAGTATGATACTAAGTTTCATCAGCATGACTATTATATAGGTCTCATATGCCACAGAAAAAAGCTACCTTAGAGGTAGTTTTAGCAAAGGAAGCTGAGCTTATAAAAAGTAGAACTTGCATATTTAACTCGCTAAAGCTTTCCctctctgtttttctctctctccttccctttgctcttccactttcctttcctgtttttgcctttgctttcaACAAAAATTCCCCTTTGGCTTTTTCAGATGGATGCCTGGCTCAGAGTAAAGGACATGCAGTGCACAGTCCCTAGCAGAAGCTGAAAATGGATGATGTCTACTGATGCTTTGCGATGATGTCAtctcctctttttctgtttgaGATGGGTGATAGGAAAATGTTCTAAAATAAGACTGAGCGACTCCTTCATCCCTTGACTTCTCTCTCCACGGGTCTGAAAGCCATCTGAGGAAATGACCACTCAACTACCAGAGGAGTCCATGGAGACCCAGAGCTCAGACGAGCTTGAGTGCAAGATCTGTTACAACCGCTATAACCTGCGGCAGAGAAAACCAAAAGTGCTGGAGTGCTGTCACAGAGTGTGTGCCAAATGCCTTTGCAAGATCATAGACTTTGGTGACTCCCCGCAAGGAGTCATAGTGTGCCCATTCTGCAGGTTTGAAACGTGCCTGCCAGACGATGAGGTTAGTAGTCTTCCTGATGACAACAACATCCTTCTGAATTTAGCTTgtgggggaaagggaaagaagtgCCTACCAGACAACCCAACAGAACTCTTGTTGACTCCCAAAAGGCTGGCATCTCTGGTTAGCCCTTCTCACACCTCTTCTAATTGCCTGGTTATAACAATCATGGAAGTACAAAGAGAAAGTCCCCAGACTCTGAACTCAACCCCCGTGGTGGAATTTTACAGGCCTACAAGTTTTGACTCTGTTGCAACTGTGTCCCACAACTGGACAGTGTGGAACTGCACATCTTTGCTCTTCCAGACCTCGATTCGGGTGCTAGTGTGGTTGCTAGGGCTGCTGTACTTTAGCTCCTTGCCTTTAGGGATTTATTTACTGGTATCCAAGAAAGTCACCCTTGGGGTTGTCTTTGTAAGCCTTGTTCCTTCGAGCCTTGTTATTCTCATGATTTATGGCTTTTGCCAGTGTGTTTGCCATGAAGTTCTAGACTGCATGTCATCTTGATAAAAAATATGGTAAAATAAGGTGTATTATCAGATGTGTAGCATAGTTGATTTATCCTGTTTTTGTATTCTTTGTATTCTTATTTATTCTTATTGTCCATCCCACTAAATTCAAGCAGTGGCCCTAGTTACATGGTCCCTTTTTTACCAACTGAATTTGACACCCCTCACCCCAAGCATTTTTTGAGCTAagaactggaaataaaaattacaggTTGATTTTAAAGGGCTGAATATTAGAAAGGGATAAAGCGAAGTTGCCAAAATTggtgcttgctgctgctgccgctgttCAAATGAGTAGGACTTTGCTTTGTATTGGACTGATCAAGTCAGTTCATGCTGTAGGATTCACCCAAGAAGAAATTACTGTAGCAGACACCTTCCAGATGCAAGTACTGCATCTCTTCACCCAAAGCATCTCATGCTCTGAAATATCTGTTATTTACAATCCATCATCATTTATAGCAAATTAAATCACTCTACTAATTAATATTATAAGAAGAATAAAACAAactaccaatttttttttagttcttgtTGCAGCAAAAATACTTGTGGGAGgccaacattttttttttttgaatgttaAAAACTTGTCTCCAGAACACTTTCCCCAAAGAGAAGCCCATTTTTTCCTTGTCATACAATTGCAGCTCACTGTGAAATATTCCTGCTAATGAATACTTCTGGGGACCCAGACACGTGTTTGCTGTTCTCCAGGTGCACTTATTTCAGTGTACACACCTTAGGCTTCCCTTTGAGGGTTCAGAGCTCTGCAGATTTCTCTAGCTATGTTCTATGATGCTTACCCTCCCTCCCAGCATTTCCACAACCACTAGTGACAATTCCAAGCCACCAGTACTTCCTTCCTAATGGATGACCAACCTCATGCACATGTACTCTGTGGTAGCTGTGCTGGAGAATTTGGCTTATGTGACTTTAGCTCTCAAGATAGACTTCTATTCTCAACCATTAGGAAACAGATCTTCAATCAGTAATacaaatttgagaaaaaaaaaaaaatctgaaatggtTAACCGGGGTTTTGTTTGGATGGTTTGGGcatttggttggttggttgtttttcttctgagttCGCAGAATGAGCACTGTAAGGAGATAATGTGACTTTGGG belongs to Taeniopygia guttata chromosome 2, bTaeGut7.mat, whole genome shotgun sequence and includes:
- the RNF182 gene encoding E3 ubiquitin-protein ligase RNF182, translating into MTTQLPEESMETQSSDELECKICYNRYNLRQRKPKVLECCHRVCAKCLCKIIDFGDSPQGVIVCPFCRFETCLPDDEVSSLPDDNNILLNLACGGKGKKCLPDNPTELLLTPKRLASLVSPSHTSSNCLVITIMEVQRESPQTLNSTPVVEFYRPTSFDSVATVSHNWTVWNCTSLLFQTSIRVLVWLLGLLYFSSLPLGIYLLVSKKVTLGVVFVSLVPSSLVILMIYGFCQCVCHEVLDCMSS